Proteins encoded within one genomic window of Leptolyngbya sp. 'hensonii':
- a CDS encoding metallothionein, giving the protein MTTVNQMKCACSDCLCIVNLSDALMRDGKAYCSEACANGHPEGVGCGHTGCGCHA; this is encoded by the coding sequence ATGACAACAGTGAACCAAATGAAATGCGCCTGCTCAGATTGCTTGTGTATCGTTAACTTGAGCGATGCTTTAATGAGAGACGGCAAAGCATACTGTAGCGAGGCTTGTGCGAATGGGCATCCCGAAGGGGTAGGCTGTGGTCACACTGGCTGCGGTTGCCACGCCTGA
- a CDS encoding metalloregulator ArsR/SmtB family transcription factor, with amino-acid sequence MPDHPDEQTLEIPDHGEDACCDLPHLSHANSDKSLRQQPLSSEKAQRMAEFIGFMADPNRLRILSILAQQEMCVGDLAVAVGMNESAVSHQLRTLRTIRLVSSRKQGRHVFYRLQDHHVFNFYQAVIEHLDELDP; translated from the coding sequence ATGCCTGATCACCCGGATGAACAGACCTTAGAAATCCCTGACCATGGGGAAGATGCTTGTTGCGATCTTCCCCATCTCAGTCACGCTAACTCTGACAAATCGCTGCGACAGCAACCACTAAGTAGCGAAAAGGCTCAGCGCATGGCTGAGTTTATTGGGTTTATGGCTGATCCCAATCGGCTGCGAATTTTGTCAATCTTGGCGCAACAGGAGATGTGTGTGGGCGATCTGGCCGTGGCCGTGGGGATGAATGAATCAGCCGTGTCACATCAGTTAAGAACGCTACGAACTATTCGCTTGGTCAGTTCTCGCAAGCAAGGGCGGCATGTGTTTTACCGCTTACAGGATCATCATGTCTTCAATTTCTATCAAGCTGTGATTGAGCATTTAGATGAGCTTGATCCATGA
- a CDS encoding HAD domain-containing protein has protein sequence MWIFLDIDGVLVPEKKFDAPVGKDDLLKFDPHCLQIFEDVLQRYPEVFVVISSSWREIFTFDSIQPLFSPSIVERVVGFTPFLDPKIIHQFQYLRHQEVLEFLRQNNALEDFWVAIDDIREHYPSDTNVVVTDAYTGFDLSSALALELFLLAA, from the coding sequence ATGTGGATTTTTCTAGATATTGATGGTGTTCTTGTTCCAGAAAAGAAGTTTGATGCTCCGGTGGGGAAAGATGACCTGTTGAAGTTTGATCCCCATTGCTTGCAAATATTTGAAGATGTTTTGCAACGGTATCCAGAAGTTTTTGTTGTCATCTCTTCTTCATGGAGAGAGATATTCACATTTGACTCGATTCAACCTTTATTTTCCCCTAGTATTGTTGAGCGAGTTGTCGGTTTTACCCCTTTTTTAGATCCCAAGATTATCCATCAATTTCAATATCTTCGGCATCAAGAAGTTTTAGAGTTCTTACGTCAAAACAATGCTCTGGAGGATTTTTGGGTGGCGATCGATGACATTCGAGAGCATTATCCATCAGATACTAATGTTGTGGTAACTGATGCGTATACTGGTTTTGATCTATCTTCAGCATTAGCTTTAGAACTATTCTTGTTAGCAGCATAA
- a CDS encoding tetratricopeptide repeat protein produces MALVNNHIARIEVNQGNLTEAIKRYKQSLDVYPDSEDKHGYASILYNLGRALLDQGDYLLCKCKDIY; encoded by the coding sequence ATGGCGTTAGTAAATAACCATATAGCACGAATAGAGGTAAATCAAGGAAACTTAACGGAAGCGATAAAGCGATATAAACAAAGCTTGGATGTCTATCCTGATTCAGAAGATAAGCACGGTTATGCTTCGATTCTCTACAACTTGGGAAGGGCATTATTAGACCAAGGAGATTATTTATTATGTAAATGCAAAGATATATATTGA